The nucleotide sequence TTTCCATAGATAGCGCCACCCACTGTGCCAGGGATGCCACCGAGCCTCTCCAGCCCTTCCAGTCCGTCCTCAATTGCCTGTGAGATGGCTTTGTCCAGAGGACAACCTGAACGGACACAAAACATCTCCCCTTGTACATGTCTACGGGCCAGATGGCCAGTGAGGATAACGAGTCCTTCAACACCCTTGTCACTGATCAAGGTATTGGTTGCTCCCCCAAGAATTGAGAGGGGAAGATTGTTGTCCTTCGCATAGTTTATCAGGATTCTCAGTTCCTCGAAATTGGTGGGATAGGCAGCCCATTGGGCATTTCCCCCACACTGAATACTACTGTGTGAAGCGAGTTCCAGATTCTCCATGAGCAGGTGGTCAAGGTTGATTTTTTCAATACTATTGCGTACATTGGTAGGCATGGAGACATCTTACCCCCTTTTTTTTGGGTGGGCAACCTAAAGGAGCTCTCAATGTCTGTCTTTCTCTATAATACCATGAGTCGTAGTTTGGAAGCATTTGAACCATTACACGATAAGGAGGTAGGTCTCTACTCCTGTGGACCTACTGTATACAACTATGCACATATCGGAAATCTGAGGACCTTCCTGTTTGAGGACCTGCTCAAGCGCACACTGCTTGTCTCTGGTTTCAAGGTGAACCATGTCATGAATATAACAGACGTTGGACACTTGACCGGAGATGGGGATGAAGGTGAGGACAAGATTGAAAAGATGGCAAGCCAGACCCATAGGAGTGTCTGGGAGATTGCCCAGTTCTATACCGATGCATTCTTCAAGGATTATGATGCATTAAATATGATCCGGCCCAGTGTCGTCTGCAAGGCAACCGACCATATCCAGCAGATGATTGATCTGATCAAGAGGCTGGAGGAGAGCGGGCATACCTATGTCAGTGGAGGAAATGTTTATTTCAGCATTGATTCAATTCCCGACTATGGTAAACTGGCTCGCCTCGATCTTGATTCCCTCAAGACCGCTGTGCGTGATGATGTAAGCAGTGATGACAACAAGAAAAACTCCAAGGACTTCGTTCTCTGGTTCACCAAGAGCAAACATGGGGAACAGGCAATGATGTGGGATTCTCCATGGGGAAAGGGCTTTCCTGGTTGGCATATTGAGTGCTCCGCGATGAGCATGCACTATCTGGGAGATTCGTTTGACATCCACTGTGGCGGAATTGACGCAATTCCCGTTCATCACACCAATGAGATTGCGCAGAGTGAGGCTGCAACCGGCAAGCAGTGGGTAAAGTACTGGATGCATGGTGAATTTCTCTTGGATGAGACTGGAAAGATGAGTAAGAGCAAGGGAGAATTCCTTACCCTTGATTTGCTGAAGCGCAAGGGCTACGATGCAATAGATTACCGTTATTACTGTTTGG is from uncultured Sphaerochaeta sp. and encodes:
- the cysS gene encoding cysteine--tRNA ligase; this encodes MSVFLYNTMSRSLEAFEPLHDKEVGLYSCGPTVYNYAHIGNLRTFLFEDLLKRTLLVSGFKVNHVMNITDVGHLTGDGDEGEDKIEKMASQTHRSVWEIAQFYTDAFFKDYDALNMIRPSVVCKATDHIQQMIDLIKRLEESGHTYVSGGNVYFSIDSIPDYGKLARLDLDSLKTAVRDDVSSDDNKKNSKDFVLWFTKSKHGEQAMMWDSPWGKGFPGWHIECSAMSMHYLGDSFDIHCGGIDAIPVHHTNEIAQSEAATGKQWVKYWMHGEFLLDETGKMSKSKGEFLTLDLLKRKGYDAIDYRYYCLGGHYRSQLKFSFEALDTARKARRNVVDRIKGLLKDGAKVVSLKREKALQYKETFLEHLQHDLGSPRGLADLWGVLKDEELDGDEKYSLIMFFDQVFGLDLASVEPPKEESFPPEAIALLEKRLQAKKDKNWSLADALRFELDAMGYLVKDTPTGSSLEKKM